A region from the Mesorhizobium sp. J8 genome encodes:
- a CDS encoding sugar phosphate isomerase/epimerase family protein, whose amino-acid sequence MSNPIELVAAYWTISGDVYPFAPNEISPFPFAERVEAAARAGYKGVGLIHADLQATREKIGLKEMRRILDANGMPHVELEFITHWFASGALRAASDKVRRELFEAAEALGARDVKIAPEFDADTIDLAQVTDSFAAICDDAARYGTKIALEVMPFSNVRTLETARAIVEGAARANGGLLLDIWHVGRGGIPYEAVAAVPKQYVVSVELDDADEKVVGTLWEDTIYERRLCGEGVLNPPAFIDAIRKTGFDSFYSVEVISKRHRVLPLEEAARRSFETTMAQFAAR is encoded by the coding sequence ATGAGCAACCCCATCGAACTCGTCGCCGCCTACTGGACCATCTCGGGCGACGTCTATCCGTTCGCGCCGAACGAGATCAGTCCGTTTCCTTTCGCAGAGCGCGTCGAGGCGGCAGCCAGGGCCGGATACAAAGGCGTGGGCCTGATCCATGCCGACCTGCAGGCCACCCGTGAAAAGATCGGCCTCAAGGAGATGCGCCGCATCCTCGACGCCAACGGCATGCCGCATGTCGAGCTGGAGTTCATCACCCACTGGTTCGCGTCCGGCGCCCTGCGCGCCGCATCGGACAAGGTACGCCGCGAACTCTTCGAGGCTGCCGAGGCGCTCGGCGCCCGCGACGTCAAGATCGCGCCGGAATTCGATGCCGACACCATCGACCTTGCGCAGGTCACGGACAGCTTCGCCGCGATCTGCGACGACGCCGCCCGTTACGGCACCAAGATCGCGCTGGAGGTGATGCCGTTCTCGAACGTGCGCACGCTGGAAACCGCGCGCGCCATCGTCGAGGGTGCGGCGCGAGCCAATGGGGGCCTGCTGCTCGACATCTGGCATGTCGGCCGCGGCGGCATCCCCTACGAGGCCGTCGCCGCCGTGCCGAAGCAGTACGTCGTCTCGGTCGAGCTCGACGACGCGGATGAGAAGGTCGTCGGCACGCTTTGGGAAGACACGATCTACGAACGCCGGCTCTGTGGCGAGGGCGTGCTCAATCCCCCCGCCTTCATCGACGCGATCCGCAAGACCGGCTTCGACAGCTTCTATTCGGTCGAGGTGATCTCCAAGAGGCACCGCGTACTGCCGCTCGAAGAGGCGGCGCGACGCTCGTTCGAAACCACCATGGCGCAATTCGCCGCAAGATAA